DNA from Mesorhizobium loti R88b:
AGGTCGTCCACAAGACCAAGATCGAGGACGGGCTTTACGAGGCCGAGGGGGATTACACGACGCAGGCGCTGTGAGGCCTCACCCTCCCCCTTGTGGGGAGGGTCGGCGAACAGGCTTCGCAAATGCGAAGCCTGTGAGACGGGGTGGGGGCTGCGACGGCCCATGCCCCACCCCCCACCCGACCGCTTCGCGGTCACCCTCCCCACGAGGGGGAGGGTAAGGGCGCCCCTGAATGCACTTTGGTCCCCACCTCCTCCTCGCCGCCCTCGAAGGCCTCGTCACCTCGGCCGTGCTGGCGCTCACCGCGCTCGGGCTCTCGCTGGTTTTCGGCGTCATGCGCGTCGTCAATGTCGCGCATGGCGAGTTCTTCATGCTGGGCGCCGTGCTCGCCTGGGCGATCACCACAGCAATCGGCGGCCATCCGGCGCTTGGCTTTCTGGCGGCGCTGGTGATCGCGCCGCTGATCGTCGGCGCCATTGCGCTGGTCGCCGAGCGGCTGGTGCTGCGCCGGCTCAACTACAATCCGGAAGCCACCATCGTTGCCACGATCGGCATGCTCTACATCATTCAGCAGCTGGCGCTGACCTTCTATGGTCCGGAGGCGCGGCCCGTCGAGCCGCCGTTCAGCTACCGCATCCTTTTGCCGTGGTTCGGCTATTCCGGCTACAAGCTGTCGATCATCGCGGCTTCAGCGCTCATCTTGATCGCAAGCTGGCTGGTGCTGACGCGCACCAGGATCGGCCTCATTATGCGCGCCACCCAGTATGACAGCGAGACGGCGCAAGCCTTCGGCATCCCCGTCGGCCGCGTCTATGGCGGGGTCTTCGCGCTTGGCGCCATGCTGGCGGCCATTGCCGCGGTGCTGATCGTGCCGATCAGCCAGGCGCATTATCTGATGGGGCAGGATCCGCTACTCTTGTCCTTCATCGTCGTCATCATCGGCGGCCTTGGCTCCCTGCGCGGCACGGTCGTCGCCGCCGTGCTGATCGGCATGTCCGACGGCATTGTCTCGATGTTCTTCTCGCCGACCTTGGCCAAGATCATCGCCACGCTGCTGGTCGCCATGGTGCTGGTGTTCCGGCCACAGGGCCTGTTCGGGACGGCATCGCGATGAGCGAAGCTTCGCCGGCAAAAGCCTATGCCCTTCATCTCGGCGTCATCGCCCTGCTCTTCGTGCTGAGCTTCCTGCTGCCAGACTATTATCACGGGCTGCTCGCCCGCATCATGGTGCTGGCGGTCTTTGCCATGGGCTACAACATGCTGTTCGGCTATGTCGGCCTGCTCAGCCTTGGCCATGCCATGTTCTTCGGTGCGGGGCTTTA
Protein-coding regions in this window:
- a CDS encoding branched-chain amino acid ABC transporter permease — its product is MHFGPHLLLAALEGLVTSAVLALTALGLSLVFGVMRVVNVAHGEFFMLGAVLAWAITTAIGGHPALGFLAALVIAPLIVGAIALVAERLVLRRLNYNPEATIVATIGMLYIIQQLALTFYGPEARPVEPPFSYRILLPWFGYSGYKLSIIAASALILIASWLVLTRTRIGLIMRATQYDSETAQAFGIPVGRVYGGVFALGAMLAAIAAVLIVPISQAHYLMGQDPLLLSFIVVIIGGLGSLRGTVVAAVLIGMSDGIVSMFFSPTLAKIIATLLVAMVLVFRPQGLFGTASR